The Chryseobacterium sp. 52 genome includes a region encoding these proteins:
- a CDS encoding iron-containing alcohol dehydrogenase, which produces MLNFEFKNPTKILFGKGEIAKISREVPKDAKILMIYGGGSIKNNGVYDQVKEALKDHDLYEFGGVPANPEYEVLIKALDVIKEKNINYLLAVGGGSVIDGTKFLSAAANYDGEPWDILRNSVRTFEGEGMPFGSILTLPATGSEMNSGYVISRRETNEKLSSGGPGLFPQFSVLDPEVIRTIPKNQIVNGITDAYTHVLEQYMTAPSSADLQERIAESILISLQETAPKVLTDDFNYDAAGNFMWCCTMALNGLIQKGVITDWAVHAMGHELTAYFGIDHARTLAVIAPSHYRYHFETKKGKLAQYAERVWGIKDGTLEEKAEQGIKKMEEFFHSLDIKTKLSEYTEDYKGTAERVEKAFTDRNWLGLGEYKKVTPQDAFKIVEMSY; this is translated from the coding sequence ATGCTTAATTTCGAATTTAAAAATCCGACAAAAATACTTTTTGGAAAAGGTGAGATCGCTAAAATCTCCCGTGAAGTTCCAAAAGATGCCAAAATACTGATGATTTATGGAGGCGGAAGCATCAAAAATAATGGTGTTTACGATCAGGTAAAGGAAGCTCTGAAAGATCATGATCTCTATGAGTTCGGAGGTGTTCCTGCGAATCCTGAATATGAAGTCCTGATCAAAGCCTTAGATGTTATTAAAGAAAAAAATATCAATTACCTGCTTGCTGTAGGTGGAGGATCTGTGATTGATGGGACTAAATTCCTTTCAGCTGCAGCCAATTATGACGGTGAGCCTTGGGATATCCTTAGAAACTCCGTGAGAACTTTTGAAGGCGAAGGAATGCCTTTCGGAAGTATTCTGACACTGCCGGCAACAGGTTCTGAAATGAATTCCGGTTATGTGATCTCAAGAAGAGAAACCAATGAAAAATTATCTTCCGGCGGACCTGGTCTTTTCCCTCAGTTTTCAGTATTAGATCCTGAGGTAATCAGAACAATTCCTAAAAACCAGATCGTTAACGGAATTACAGATGCCTATACTCACGTTTTGGAGCAGTATATGACGGCACCTTCTTCCGCAGATCTTCAGGAAAGAATTGCAGAAAGCATTTTGATCAGCCTTCAGGAAACAGCTCCAAAGGTACTGACTGATGATTTTAATTACGATGCTGCCGGAAACTTTATGTGGTGCTGTACGATGGCTCTGAACGGACTGATCCAAAAAGGAGTAATTACAGACTGGGCCGTACACGCAATGGGTCATGAGCTTACTGCTTATTTCGGAATTGACCATGCAAGAACTTTAGCCGTGATTGCACCTTCCCACTACCGTTATCATTTTGAAACAAAGAAAGGAAAACTGGCTCAGTATGCTGAAAGAGTTTGGGGAATCAAAGACGGAACACTGGAAGAAAAAGCAGAACAGGGAATCAAAAAAATGGAAGAATTCTTCCACAGCCTGGATATTAAAACTAAACTTTCAGAATATACAGAAGACTATAAAGGGACGGCAGAAAGAGTTGAAAAAGCATTTACAGACAGAAACTGGTTAGGCCTGGGCGAATACAAAAAAGTAACGCC
- a CDS encoding winged helix-turn-helix transcriptional regulator — protein sequence MSKKRSDCPISSSLEIWGDKWSLLIIRDLMLKKQCTYGEFLKADEKIATNILASRLQHLSETGIIAKKDHPDSKLKILYHLTEKGIDLIPLIVEINLWGEKYLSIPDERKKLVDTIKKDKEKFIRDAKHYLSENS from the coding sequence ATGAGTAAAAAAAGATCAGACTGTCCTATCAGTTCTTCCCTGGAGATCTGGGGTGATAAATGGTCACTGCTGATTATCCGCGACCTGATGCTGAAAAAACAATGTACTTACGGAGAGTTTCTCAAAGCAGATGAAAAGATCGCTACCAATATCCTCGCTTCAAGGTTGCAGCATTTGTCGGAAACCGGAATTATTGCTAAAAAAGATCACCCGGACAGTAAATTAAAGATCCTGTATCATCTTACAGAAAAAGGTATAGACCTCATTCCGCTAATTGTTGAAATCAATCTCTGGGGAGAAAAATATCTGAGCATTCCGGATGAAAGAAAAAAATTGGTTGACACTATAAAAAAGGATAAAGAAAAATTTATCCGGGATGCTAAACACTATCTTTCTGAGAACAGTTAG